One window of the Nocardia huaxiensis genome contains the following:
- a CDS encoding ABC transporter permease gives MKTRNALRPIGKFLLPVLVSLILLVLLWQGFLQLYPQVGPVGKTPGEVWKYLMIGSTAESAQQLIFGQLRITLRDAMIGFAAGLGAALLVAAAFVGVPAIAQAFMPVAMLLRSVPLVALTPIIVLIFGRGLLGVTVMAAIVVFFPALVMIMTGLRSAPAQAMELVAAYGGSRWQAMRLVAIPAALPAVFAAARISVPGALIGALLGEWLGSGTGLGAGLIQAIPRFEYEQLWASIAIVTLVSVLAYAIVGVLEGLVLARFSPQAERE, from the coding sequence ATGAAAACCCGGAACGCGCTGCGGCCCATCGGGAAATTCCTGCTGCCGGTGCTGGTTTCGCTGATCCTGCTGGTGCTGCTGTGGCAGGGATTCCTGCAGCTGTACCCCCAGGTGGGACCGGTCGGCAAGACGCCCGGCGAGGTGTGGAAGTACCTGATGATCGGATCGACCGCCGAGTCCGCGCAGCAGCTGATCTTCGGCCAGCTGCGAATCACGCTGCGGGACGCCATGATCGGCTTCGCGGCGGGCTTGGGTGCGGCGCTGCTGGTCGCCGCGGCCTTCGTCGGCGTGCCCGCCATCGCGCAGGCGTTCATGCCGGTGGCCATGCTGCTGCGGTCGGTGCCGCTGGTGGCGCTCACGCCCATCATCGTGCTGATCTTCGGGCGCGGGCTGCTCGGCGTGACGGTCATGGCGGCCATCGTGGTGTTCTTCCCGGCACTGGTCATGATCATGACCGGGCTGCGGTCCGCACCCGCGCAGGCCATGGAACTGGTTGCCGCGTACGGCGGTTCGCGGTGGCAGGCCATGCGGCTGGTGGCGATTCCGGCCGCGCTGCCCGCGGTGTTCGCCGCCGCGCGAATCTCGGTGCCGGGCGCCCTGATCGGTGCGCTGCTGGGCGAATGGCTCGGCAGCGGAACCGGTCTGGGCGCAGGGCTGATCCAGGCCATCCCCCGCTTCGAGTACGAGCAGCTCTGGGCCTCCATCGCCATTGTCACGCTGGTGTCGGTGCTGGCGTACGCGATCGTCGGCGTGCTGGAGGGACTGGTGCTCGCGCGCTTCTCGCCGCAGGCCGAACGTGAGTGA
- the uraH gene encoding hydroxyisourate hydrolase, producing the protein MSTLSTHVLDAVRGTPAAGIGVTLLDAGGTESASGTTDADGRIAALGGELTPGTYRLRFDTGPYFAARHVDTFYPEVTIAFTVTDARHYHVPLLLSPFAFSTYRGS; encoded by the coding sequence GTGAGCACCCTCAGCACGCATGTCCTGGACGCGGTGCGCGGCACCCCCGCCGCCGGCATCGGCGTGACCCTGCTCGACGCCGGCGGTACGGAATCTGCCTCGGGCACAACCGATGCCGATGGACGTATCGCCGCCCTCGGCGGCGAGCTCACCCCCGGCACGTACCGGCTGCGCTTCGACACCGGCCCGTACTTCGCCGCCCGGCACGTCGACACCTTCTACCCCGAGGTCACCATCGCCTTCACCGTGACCGACGCCCGCCACTACCACGTCCCACTCCTGCTGTCCCCCTTCGCCTTCTCCACCTATCGAGGAAGCTGA
- the uraD gene encoding 2-oxo-4-hydroxy-4-carboxy-5-ureidoimidazoline decarboxylase produces MTDTEIGLNEFAALPEPAAIRALLACCSSPAWAAGVAARRPYRDLAGLLETADAVLNEVSEAEIDLALAGHPRIGDRPDSANSAREQAGMATADAAVRAAIAAGNRSYEQRFGHVYLVCATGKTPAELLAILESRLGNVPADERRIVRAELAKINRIRLRRMIGEGQEP; encoded by the coding sequence ATGACGGATACCGAGATCGGGCTGAACGAATTCGCCGCGCTGCCGGAACCCGCGGCGATCCGGGCATTGCTGGCCTGCTGCTCGTCCCCGGCCTGGGCGGCCGGAGTGGCGGCGCGACGGCCGTACCGCGATCTGGCGGGATTGCTCGAGACGGCCGACGCCGTACTGAACGAGGTGAGCGAGGCCGAGATCGATCTCGCGCTGGCCGGGCATCCGCGCATCGGCGACCGGCCCGACAGCGCGAACTCCGCCCGCGAACAGGCGGGCATGGCGACCGCGGACGCGGCCGTGCGCGCCGCCATCGCGGCGGGAAACCGTTCCTACGAACAGCGTTTCGGGCACGTGTACCTGGTGTGCGCCACCGGGAAGACGCCCGCCGAACTGCTGGCGATCCTGGAATCCCGGCTCGGAAACGTTCCCGCCGACGAAAGACGCATCGTGCGAGCGGAATTGGCGAAGATCAATCGAATCCGATTGCGGCGCATGATCGGCGAAGGGCAGGAACCGTGA
- a CDS encoding XdhC family protein has product MRNIVDDLMRLWHSGRTGGLVTLVRTTGSSPLPIGTAMVVDADGRAFGSLSAGCAEAAAYQVALEAARTGQRGLHRFGPGSGLDAGTDCHGTLDVFAEPFSRRHFPEFPDVAADILAQRQVTVFTVVWHADPDVIGQHLVTDRRHGTELVSLPDSDVFVSSFARPPHLILVGANAFASALAIQGRLLGYRVTIVDARPTFATEDAYPGCEVVVDWPHRYLNTLVSAGEIDSSTALVVLSHDAKFEIPLLTIALRLPELGYLAAMGSHTAHTHRLEALEAGGFDAATLDRLRSPAGLDLGASTPAETAVSIAAELLSVRNGTSAEPRSPHRIPA; this is encoded by the coding sequence ATGCGGAATATCGTCGACGATCTGATGCGGTTGTGGCACAGCGGGCGCACGGGCGGATTGGTCACTCTGGTGCGGACCACCGGGTCCTCGCCGCTGCCGATCGGGACGGCGATGGTGGTGGACGCAGACGGCCGGGCCTTCGGCTCGCTGTCGGCGGGATGCGCGGAGGCGGCCGCCTATCAGGTGGCGCTGGAGGCGGCGCGCACCGGCCAGCGCGGCCTGCACCGCTTCGGCCCCGGTAGCGGCCTGGACGCCGGCACCGACTGCCACGGCACCCTCGACGTGTTCGCGGAACCGTTCTCGCGCAGGCATTTTCCCGAGTTCCCGGATGTGGCCGCCGACATTCTGGCGCAGCGGCAGGTCACCGTGTTCACGGTGGTGTGGCATGCGGATCCGGATGTGATCGGCCAGCATCTGGTCACCGATCGCCGGCACGGCACCGAGCTGGTGTCGCTGCCCGATTCGGATGTGTTCGTCTCCTCGTTCGCGCGCCCGCCGCATCTGATCCTGGTGGGCGCCAATGCTTTCGCGTCCGCACTGGCCATTCAGGGCCGGCTGCTCGGCTACCGGGTGACGATCGTCGACGCCCGCCCCACCTTCGCCACCGAGGACGCCTATCCGGGCTGTGAGGTGGTGGTGGACTGGCCGCACCGCTACCTGAACACGCTGGTGTCAGCGGGCGAAATCGATTCCAGCACAGCGCTGGTGGTGCTCTCGCACGACGCCAAGTTCGAGATCCCGCTGCTCACCATCGCTTTGCGACTACCCGAGCTGGGCTATCTGGCCGCCATGGGTTCGCACACCGCGCACACGCATCGGCTGGAAGCCCTGGAGGCGGGCGGTTTCGACGCCGCCACCCTGGACCGGCTGCGCTCCCCCGCCGGTCTCGACCTGGGCGCGTCCACCCCGGCCGAGACGGCGGTGTCGATCGCCGCCGAACTGCTGTCGGTCCGCAACGGCACGTCGGCGGAACCCCGCTCCCCGCACCGCATTCCGGCCTGA
- a CDS encoding ABC transporter permease has protein sequence MNRIGKLGGLAGLAALLAIWQALAAAHVAGGTIPGPWLVLNTMYHDGWALYGPNFRITAQCALQGFLWGNGLAIALAVLVVLIPPIEMLVTQLAILSYCTPLLALGPIILVVFGGRTPTVFLAAMYCFFTTMVGTVSGLRSADRTSLDLVRAYGGGRWQRLRRVQLISALPNTLAALKIAAPSAVLGAIIGEYLGGVDSGIGVALTAAQTAYNIPRTWGMAIAAAALAGLGYAVVALVARVAVPWTRAEAR, from the coding sequence TGCTGGCGATATGGCAGGCGCTGGCCGCCGCGCACGTCGCGGGCGGGACCATTCCCGGTCCGTGGCTGGTGCTGAACACCATGTACCACGACGGTTGGGCACTGTACGGGCCCAACTTCCGGATCACGGCACAGTGTGCGCTGCAAGGGTTTCTGTGGGGCAACGGCCTGGCCATCGCGCTCGCCGTGCTGGTGGTGCTGATCCCGCCGATCGAGATGCTGGTGACGCAGCTGGCCATCCTCAGCTACTGCACGCCGCTGCTGGCACTCGGGCCGATCATCCTGGTGGTCTTCGGCGGCCGCACCCCGACGGTGTTCCTGGCCGCCATGTACTGCTTCTTCACCACCATGGTCGGCACCGTGTCCGGACTGCGGTCGGCCGATCGCACCAGCCTCGATCTGGTGCGCGCCTACGGTGGCGGGCGGTGGCAGCGGCTGCGGCGCGTGCAGTTGATCTCAGCGCTGCCGAATACCCTGGCGGCGTTGAAGATCGCGGCCCCGTCGGCCGTGCTCGGGGCGATCATCGGCGAGTATCTGGGCGGCGTGGACAGCGGGATCGGTGTCGCCCTCACGGCCGCGCAGACCGCCTACAACATTCCGCGCACCTGGGGGATGGCCATTGCCGCCGCGGCGCTTGCGGGACTGGGTTACGCGGTCGTGGCGCTGGTGGCGCGGGTGGCCGTGCCGTGGACCCGGGCGGAGGCGCGATGA
- a CDS encoding ABC transporter substrate-binding protein, which translates to MSRLFGPDPAAPLSLDRRSFLRYAGLTAAAVGSAGLVAACGNDSSGPGNGTTPDGSRYGTVAVQLSWLKNIEFAGEYFADSRGYYKEAGFGSVNLIAGGAASTSVESGIGTGKIWIGMSAPQTTAPAVLKGLPLKIVGATYQKNPFCIVSSAAKPIRTPQEMKGRKIGVQDTNQLIFDALLAANGMTRSELTVVPAQFDPTPLANGEVDGWVSYFTNEPIILGAKGFTNFSFLFADYGLPLVAETLTVHQRTIDSERDKLKAWLKADIRGWQDAIADPAESARLAVEVYGKDQQLNLGEQKQEALAQNGLLESPETKANGLFTMSDKLIADNIAALGKAGIDIAADKLFDMSVLKELYAEDPSLIK; encoded by the coding sequence ATGAGTCGTTTGTTCGGGCCGGATCCGGCCGCACCGCTGTCCCTGGATCGGCGATCCTTCCTCCGCTACGCCGGGCTGACCGCAGCCGCCGTCGGCAGCGCCGGACTGGTCGCCGCCTGCGGCAATGATTCTTCCGGGCCGGGCAATGGCACCACGCCGGACGGATCCAGGTACGGCACCGTCGCGGTGCAGCTGTCCTGGCTGAAGAACATCGAATTCGCCGGTGAGTACTTCGCCGACAGCCGGGGTTATTACAAGGAGGCCGGATTCGGGTCGGTGAACCTGATCGCCGGCGGTGCGGCCAGCACCTCCGTGGAATCGGGTATCGGCACGGGGAAGATCTGGATCGGCATGTCCGCGCCGCAGACCACCGCACCCGCCGTTCTGAAGGGGCTGCCGCTCAAGATCGTCGGCGCGACCTATCAGAAGAATCCCTTCTGCATCGTGAGCTCGGCGGCCAAGCCGATCAGAACGCCGCAGGAGATGAAGGGCCGCAAGATCGGAGTGCAGGACACCAACCAGCTGATTTTCGACGCGCTGCTCGCCGCCAATGGCATGACGCGATCGGAGCTGACCGTCGTACCCGCGCAATTCGATCCGACCCCGCTGGCCAACGGTGAGGTCGACGGCTGGGTCAGCTACTTCACGAACGAGCCGATCATTCTGGGCGCCAAGGGATTCACGAACTTCAGCTTCTTGTTCGCCGATTACGGCCTGCCGCTGGTCGCCGAAACCCTCACCGTGCACCAGCGCACCATCGATTCCGAACGCGACAAGTTGAAGGCCTGGCTGAAGGCCGACATCCGGGGCTGGCAGGATGCCATCGCCGACCCGGCGGAATCGGCGCGGCTGGCGGTCGAGGTGTACGGCAAGGACCAGCAGCTGAATCTCGGGGAACAGAAGCAGGAGGCCCTCGCCCAGAACGGGCTGCTGGAGTCGCCGGAGACCAAGGCCAACGGCCTGTTCACCATGAGCGACAAGCTGATTGCCGACAATATCGCCGCACTGGGCAAGGCCGGGATCGATATCGCCGCGGACAAACTCTTCGATATGTCCGTGCTGAAGGAGCTCTACGCCGAGGATCCGAGCCTGATCAAATAA
- a CDS encoding nucleotidyltransferase family protein, protein MTRERCDGILLAAGAGTRYGMPKVLAENGSWLDTAVAALRDGGCDRIFVVLGATGPAHPLPPGNQTSEPRWLVAQTPRIVLPEGTRPVWAADWETGLSASIRAGLAAVSALAVRTAAARKESTGIIDMGITSTGNTGPADLVAIMPVDTPDVRGDVVARVVAAARDSESRLARAVFAGLPGHPVVLGREHWAGVVAAAEGNSGAGTYLRQRADMVCVTCDDLATGIDWDYPGGGTR, encoded by the coding sequence ATGACCCGCGAACGCTGCGACGGCATCCTGCTGGCGGCCGGTGCCGGAACCCGCTACGGCATGCCGAAGGTGCTGGCGGAGAACGGCTCCTGGCTGGACACGGCGGTCGCCGCGCTGCGCGACGGCGGCTGCGACCGAATCTTCGTGGTGCTCGGCGCGACCGGTCCGGCGCACCCGCTACCGCCGGGAAACCAGACCTCGGAGCCGCGCTGGCTGGTCGCGCAAACACCCCGCATCGTTCTGCCCGAGGGCACCCGTCCGGTGTGGGCAGCCGACTGGGAAACCGGGCTCAGCGCATCGATCCGCGCCGGTCTGGCGGCGGTTTCCGCCCTTGCCGTGCGGACTGCTGCGGCGCGGAAAGAATCCACAGGGATTATTGACATGGGGATAACTTCGACCGGGAATACCGGCCCGGCCGACCTGGTGGCGATCATGCCGGTGGACACTCCGGACGTCCGGGGCGATGTCGTGGCCCGGGTGGTCGCGGCTGCGCGCGACAGCGAGAGCAGGCTCGCGCGAGCGGTGTTCGCAGGTCTCCCCGGCCACCCCGTGGTGCTCGGCCGCGAGCACTGGGCAGGCGTTGTAGCTGCGGCGGAGGGAAATTCAGGGGCGGGCACTTATTTACGGCAACGAGCGGATATGGTGTGCGTCACGTGTGACGACCTCGCGACTGGGATCGACTGGGACTACCCCGGCGGCGGCACACGGTAA
- a CDS encoding 8-oxoguanine deaminase, with the protein MAADTIQVIEGCAVATVDAAGTEHRDGHVILHGNRIHAVGAGPAPETPGATRIDGRGCLLTPGLVNTHHHLYQWITRGLAPDATLFEWLTTLYPIWAGIDEDATRVAATGALAALARTGCTTTTDHHYVFPRHAGDLLAAEIDAARTVGLRFHPTRGSMDLGRSAGGLPPDAVVESLDDILKASADAVSRWHDPSFDSMLRIALAPCSPFSVTTDLLRESAVLARELGVRLHTHVAETRDEERYCRETHGCTPAEYMERLDWVGPDVWWAHAIHLDDTAITTMARTGTGAAHCPTSNARIGTGIARIPALLAAGVPVGLGVDGAASNESGSLIEEPRNALFFARQTAGPQSMTTRTALELATMGGARILGRADEIGSLEPGKLADLALWNLTGPAYAGIDDPVTALILGAAPPLAALIVNGRMVVRDGEVRTVDEAEVGRRVARAQARLVAAAR; encoded by the coding sequence ATGGCCGCCGACACGATCCAGGTCATCGAGGGCTGCGCCGTCGCGACGGTCGACGCCGCCGGCACCGAACACCGCGACGGCCATGTGATCCTGCACGGCAACAGAATTCACGCTGTGGGCGCGGGTCCCGCCCCCGAAACCCCCGGCGCGACCCGCATCGACGGCCGCGGCTGCCTGCTCACCCCCGGACTGGTGAACACCCACCACCACCTCTACCAGTGGATCACCCGCGGCCTGGCCCCCGACGCCACCCTCTTCGAATGGCTCACCACCCTCTACCCCATCTGGGCCGGCATCGACGAGGACGCCACCCGCGTGGCCGCCACAGGAGCCCTCGCCGCCCTGGCCCGAACCGGTTGCACCACAACCACCGACCACCACTACGTCTTCCCCCGGCACGCCGGTGACCTGCTCGCCGCCGAAATCGACGCCGCCCGCACGGTCGGCCTCCGCTTCCACCCCACCCGCGGCTCCATGGACCTCGGCCGCAGCGCCGGCGGCCTGCCACCCGACGCGGTCGTCGAATCCCTCGACGACATCCTGAAAGCCAGCGCCGACGCGGTCTCCCGCTGGCACGACCCGTCCTTCGACTCCATGCTCCGCATCGCCCTCGCCCCCTGCTCCCCGTTCTCGGTCACCACCGACCTCCTCCGCGAATCCGCGGTCCTGGCAAGGGAACTCGGCGTCCGCCTGCACACCCACGTCGCCGAAACCCGCGACGAGGAGCGGTACTGCCGAGAGACCCACGGCTGCACCCCCGCCGAATACATGGAACGCCTCGACTGGGTCGGCCCCGACGTCTGGTGGGCCCACGCCATCCACCTCGACGACACCGCCATCACCACCATGGCTCGCACCGGCACCGGCGCGGCCCACTGCCCCACCTCCAACGCCCGCATAGGCACCGGCATCGCCCGCATCCCCGCCCTGCTCGCCGCAGGCGTCCCCGTCGGCCTCGGCGTCGACGGCGCGGCCAGCAACGAATCCGGTTCCCTCATAGAAGAACCCCGCAACGCCCTCTTCTTCGCCCGCCAAACCGCAGGCCCCCAATCCATGACCACCCGCACCGCCCTCGAGTTGGCCACCATGGGCGGAGCCCGCATCCTCGGCCGTGCCGACGAGATCGGATCACTGGAGCCGGGCAAGCTGGCCGACCTCGCGCTCTGGAACCTCACCGGCCCCGCCTACGCGGGTATCGACGACCCGGTCACAGCGCTCATCCTGGGCGCCGCCCCACCACTGGCCGCCCTGATCGTGAACGGCCGAATGGTGGTGCGCGACGGGGAAGTTCGCACCGTCGACGAAGCCGAAGTAGGCCGTCGGGTCGCCCGTGCCCAGGCCCGCCTCGTCGCTGCGGCGAGGTAG